The stretch of DNA CAGATACATCTACTCAACGCAGGGAACCGTGCAGTATGTTAGGCCGCAGGCGGCTGCGCACACATTTTTCGTCCACCATCGCGCACTGCTTGTAGAGAGGGGCTGCTCCGTGGCACGTAAGGCATCTACGCTGAATAAAGGCTACTGGCCATTTCTGGTGCCAGGCCTCATTCTTTTTATATTTATCATCATCCTGCCGCTGCTGATGAATATCGGCATCAGCTTCACCAACTGGAACGGCATCCGTAACCCCAAGTTTATCGGCTTCGAGAACTACATCCGGCTGTTTCAAGACAAGGCCTTCTGGGCCTCGTTCCGCAACAACCTGGCCATGATCGTCGCTATGACGATCGTCCCCACGATCGTCGGCCTGTTCCTGGCCACCTTCCTCTTCGACTACATCGCCCGCGTGTTCAAGCGCGGCAAGGGCATCACCAGCTTCTTCCGCGCGGGCTTCTACCTGCCGCAGATCTTGCCGGTGGCGATCGCCGGCGTGGTGTGGGGCTGGATCCTGCAGCCCGGCACCGGCGTGCTCAACTGGCTGCTCGACGGCCTGGCCAAGGCCACCAACACCACCTCGCTGGCCCACAACTGGCTGGGCGACGCTAGCACCGCGCTGGGCACCGTGATGGTGATCATGATCTGGTTCCAGATCGGCTACCCGCTGGTGATCTTCATGGCCGGGCTGCAGCGCGTGGACCCCGAGCTGCTGGAGGCGGCGTCGATCGACGGCGCGACCTGGCTGCAGCGCTTCTACTACATCACCATCCGCATCATCCAGCCCGAGATCTTTGTGGTGGTGCTCACCACCGTGATCGCGGCGCTCAAGGTCTTTGGCCCGATCTTTGTGCTCACCCGTGGCGGCCCTGGCAATGCGACCCTGGTGCCCTCCTACTTCGCCTACCAGAACTTCTTCGGCGGTACAAACCGCGTCGGCTATGGCGCATCTATCGCAACCATTATGACAATCATCATCGTTATCCTGACGATTGTCTTCATCAAGATGCAGTCGAAGGAGAACATTTAAGATGAATACAACACGACGCCTCTCGGGCGGCGTAAGTAAATATATTGCGCTGGCACTGCTGCTGCTGTTCCTGGCGGTGATGCTCTTCCCGTTCTACATCGTGACGATCAACTCCTTCAAAGAGCCGTCGGAATATGTGGCGGGCGGCCCGCTGAGCCTGCCCCACGGCTTCTATGTGCAGGGCATCATCGACTTCTGGAACCGCGTGGAGTTCGGCACCAAGCTGGCCAACAGCCTGCTGATCAGCCTCTCGGTGGCGGTGCTGGGCGTTGCGCTCTCGCTGCTCAACGCCTTCGCGCTGGGCATCGGCAGGGTGCGCGGGCGGATCATGATGCTGATCTTCTTCATGATCGCCAACACGCTGCCGCAGGAGTCGCTGGCCTACCCGATCTACTTCTTCGCCAAGGCCCTCAACATCTACGACACGCAGTTCTCGGTCATCCTGGTGTTCGCGGTCATCCAGAGCGCCTTCGGCACCTACCTGCTCTCGTCGGTGTTCAGCACGCTGCCGCGCGACATCGTGGAGGCGGCATATATCGACGGCTGCACCAAGCTGCAGCTGCTGCTGCGGATCATCCTGCCCAGCAACCTGCCCACGCTCTCGGTGCTGTTCACCTTCTTCTTCATCTGGACGTGGAACGAGTTCTTCCTGCCGCTCATCCTGCTGCTCTCGAACGCCAAGCAGACCGTGCCGCTGGCAATCGCCACGCTGCAGGGCCAGTACAACATGGACGCGACCATGTCGAGCGCATCGGCGCTGATGGGCATCCTTCCCTGCATCGTCTTCTTCATCCTGTTCCAGCGCACGCTCACCCGCGGCATCACCGCAGGCAGCGTGAAGTAGAGGCGCGCCATGAAATTTACCGATGGATTCTGGCTGCTGCGCGATGGGGTCCACCCCAACTACGCGGTG from Chloroflexia bacterium SDU3-3 encodes:
- a CDS encoding sugar ABC transporter permease, coding for MRSRSRTRITRTRWVRNACVGGGPCSPAPFELAALAPLPCCRRYIYSTQGTVQYVRPQAAAHTFFVHHRALLVERGCSVARKASTLNKGYWPFLVPGLILFIFIIILPLLMNIGISFTNWNGIRNPKFIGFENYIRLFQDKAFWASFRNNLAMIVAMTIVPTIVGLFLATFLFDYIARVFKRGKGITSFFRAGFYLPQILPVAIAGVVWGWILQPGTGVLNWLLDGLAKATNTTSLAHNWLGDASTALGTVMVIMIWFQIGYPLVIFMAGLQRVDPELLEAASIDGATWLQRFYYITIRIIQPEIFVVVLTTVIAALKVFGPIFVLTRGGPGNATLVPSYFAYQNFFGGTNRVGYGASIATIMTIIIVILTIVFIKMQSKENI
- a CDS encoding carbohydrate ABC transporter permease, with the protein product MNTTRRLSGGVSKYIALALLLLFLAVMLFPFYIVTINSFKEPSEYVAGGPLSLPHGFYVQGIIDFWNRVEFGTKLANSLLISLSVAVLGVALSLLNAFALGIGRVRGRIMMLIFFMIANTLPQESLAYPIYFFAKALNIYDTQFSVILVFAVIQSAFGTYLLSSVFSTLPRDIVEAAYIDGCTKLQLLLRIILPSNLPTLSVLFTFFFIWTWNEFFLPLILLLSNAKQTVPLAIATLQGQYNMDATMSSASALMGILPCIVFFILFQRTLTRGITAGSVK